A single genomic interval of Phycisphaerae bacterium harbors:
- a CDS encoding DUF4276 family protein has protein sequence MHIEFLVEELSAKAALDELLPRLLGTQATFDVHAHQGKHDLLACLPSKIRAYAGFLPADWRVVVLLDLDREDCKKLKRKLDRIVGDAGLRTKMSSGGQAGFQVLNRIAIEELEAWFFGDVAALHAAYPRVPLTLGQKSGFRDPDRIKGGTWERLEQVLQRHGYFKSGYPKVTAAREIAKHMDPSRNRSRSFQVFRDGLRALLES, from the coding sequence ATGCACATTGAGTTCCTTGTCGAAGAACTCTCCGCCAAGGCAGCTCTTGATGAGCTTCTGCCTCGGTTGCTGGGGACCCAGGCAACCTTTGACGTGCACGCGCACCAGGGAAAACACGACCTTCTGGCCTGCTTGCCCAGCAAGATAAGGGCCTACGCCGGGTTTCTTCCGGCGGACTGGAGGGTGGTCGTGCTCCTCGACCTCGACCGGGAGGACTGCAAGAAGTTGAAACGCAAGCTCGATCGCATCGTTGGCGATGCGGGACTGAGAACGAAGATGTCCTCCGGGGGGCAAGCCGGATTTCAGGTGCTCAATCGGATTGCGATTGAGGAGCTGGAGGCCTGGTTTTTCGGCGACGTTGCCGCATTACATGCCGCCTATCCGCGCGTCCCTCTGACGTTGGGCCAAAAGAGCGGCTTCCGAGACCCGGATCGGATCAAGGGTGGAACCTGGGAGCGGCTTGAACAAGTCCTGCAGAGACACGGCTACTTCAAGAGCGGCTACCCAAAGGTGACGGCGGCTCGGGAGATCGCCAAACACATGGACCCGAGCCGAAATCGCTCGCGAAGCTTCCAGGTCTTCCGCGATGGGCTGCGGGCTCTCCTCGAATCGTAG
- a CDS encoding AAA family ATPase translates to MQHTAQAPPRIQYLRVQNYRALHDLELRNLTPLTVFVGPNGSGKSTIFDVFAFLSECFSVGLRKAWDKRGRFKELRTRGCEGPITIEVKYKEVNLPIITYHLDIAEDSKGPYVAKEWLRWTRKVGKAGRPFNFLDFSEGQGTVISGELPEETDERIDEKLDSRELLAVNTLGQFARHPRVGALRRFITDWYLSYLTADNTRGQPEAGPQERLSAWGDNLPNVIQYLKEQHPERLDHILQVLSRRVPRLEKVDAEIMADGRLLLQIKDAPFERPVMAKFASDGTLKMLAYLVVLYDPSPPRLVGIEEPENHLHPRLLPELAEECRQASQATQLLITTHSPFFVNGLRPQETWIMYRDEKGYTKAKQASEMEGITEFIEEGAQLGYLWMQGHFRVGDPLASKPSSPPAQAKIPHRKTERP, encoded by the coding sequence ATGCAGCACACCGCACAAGCTCCGCCAAGGATTCAGTACCTTCGGGTCCAGAACTACCGCGCCCTTCACGATCTCGAACTGCGGAACCTGACCCCGCTCACGGTGTTCGTCGGACCCAACGGGAGTGGCAAGTCAACAATATTTGACGTCTTCGCCTTCCTTTCGGAGTGCTTCTCCGTTGGCCTGCGCAAGGCGTGGGACAAACGTGGTCGCTTCAAGGAGTTGCGGACCCGTGGCTGCGAAGGTCCGATCACTATCGAGGTCAAGTACAAGGAGGTCAATCTACCAATCATCACCTACCATTTGGATATCGCGGAGGATTCGAAAGGACCGTACGTCGCGAAGGAATGGCTGAGATGGACCAGAAAAGTGGGTAAGGCGGGTCGACCGTTCAACTTCCTGGATTTCTCAGAAGGCCAAGGGACTGTCATTTCCGGCGAGCTACCGGAGGAGACAGACGAGCGCATCGATGAGAAACTTGATTCGCGGGAGCTTCTGGCCGTCAACACCCTTGGCCAGTTTGCCAGGCACCCTCGAGTGGGTGCCTTGCGTCGCTTTATAACGGACTGGTACCTGTCCTACCTGACCGCGGACAACACCCGAGGTCAGCCCGAAGCCGGGCCACAGGAACGGCTCTCGGCTTGGGGAGACAACCTGCCCAACGTCATTCAGTACCTCAAAGAGCAGCATCCCGAGCGACTGGACCACATTCTGCAAGTTCTATCGCGCAGGGTACCTCGCCTGGAAAAAGTTGATGCCGAGATCATGGCTGATGGACGGCTGCTCTTGCAGATCAAGGATGCCCCTTTCGAACGGCCGGTCATGGCCAAGTTTGCATCCGACGGGACGCTCAAGATGCTTGCCTACCTTGTTGTCCTGTATGATCCGTCGCCCCCGCGGCTCGTGGGCATCGAGGAACCCGAGAACCACCTTCACCCTCGCCTGCTGCCCGAATTGGCAGAGGAATGCCGCCAGGCTTCACAGGCCACCCAACTGTTGATCACGACGCATTCACCCTTCTTCGTGAACGGGCTGCGACCGCAGGAGACCTGGATCATGTACCGCGACGAGAAAGGTTACACGAAAGCCAAGCAGGCGTCGGAAATGGAAGGAATCACGGAATTCATTGAGGAGGGTGCTCAATTGGGATACCTTTGGATGCAAGGGCATTTCCGTGTTGGCGACCCGCTGGCCTCCAAACCGTCCTCGCCGCCAGCCCAAGCGAAGATACCGCATCGAAAGACTGAGCGACCCTGA